The Vibrio nitrifigilis genome window below encodes:
- a CDS encoding efflux RND transporter periplasmic adaptor subunit — protein sequence MTKVLPRYRNSMIAIGLALALTGCQKEASDNVTNQQPQAVAVDTVVLHSQPIEITDQLPGRTSAYRVAEVRPQVEGIIIKRLFVEGSNVEKGDVLYQIDPATYEANLESAKADLASAQATLVKSKLQADRYAGLVKNRAISEQDYEDAMATYRAAQASVLAAKAAVKTAQINLDYTKIKAPISGRIGKSTVTEGALVTANQSDYLATIRQLDPLYVDISQPSSTVLKLRQRAKAQGGDDAKNPKLTGITLTLDDGSKVDQKATLQFADVSVNESTGTVNLRALLPNPDDTLLPGLYVRATVPVDYKAKAFLVPQAAVSRDTQGRAHVNIVNSNNKVEDRVVEADRVMGQNWLVTSGLKDGDQVVVTGLQKIQTGSLVAPKEVDKK from the coding sequence ATGACGAAAGTCTTGCCTAGATACCGCAATTCTATGATTGCCATAGGCTTAGCGTTGGCATTGACAGGCTGCCAGAAGGAAGCCTCAGACAACGTCACCAATCAACAACCTCAAGCAGTTGCTGTCGACACGGTTGTTCTTCACTCTCAGCCAATTGAAATTACCGATCAATTACCAGGCCGCACTAGCGCATACCGCGTTGCTGAAGTACGTCCTCAAGTTGAAGGTATTATTATTAAACGTCTGTTTGTTGAAGGTAGTAACGTTGAGAAAGGCGATGTTCTTTACCAAATCGACCCAGCAACTTATGAAGCAAACCTAGAAAGTGCTAAAGCAGATTTAGCCTCTGCTCAAGCCACCTTAGTTAAATCTAAGCTGCAAGCAGATCGTTACGCTGGCTTGGTAAAAAACCGAGCTATCAGTGAACAAGATTATGAAGACGCCATGGCCACTTATCGTGCGGCACAAGCTTCTGTTCTTGCTGCGAAAGCCGCTGTAAAAACAGCACAAATTAATTTGGATTACACCAAAATCAAAGCGCCAATTTCTGGTCGTATCGGTAAATCAACCGTGACAGAAGGTGCCTTGGTAACGGCAAACCAATCTGATTACCTAGCAACCATTAGACAGCTTGACCCACTTTACGTTGATATCTCTCAGCCAAGTAGCACTGTGCTAAAACTTCGCCAACGCGCTAAAGCACAAGGCGGTGATGATGCGAAAAATCCTAAGTTAACAGGTATTACACTAACACTAGATGATGGTAGCAAAGTTGACCAGAAAGCAACCCTACAATTTGCAGATGTTTCTGTTAACGAGTCAACAGGTACTGTAAACCTTCGTGCACTACTTCCAAACCCTGACGACACTCTGTTACCTGGATTATATGTTCGTGCAACTGTTCCAGTAGATTACAAAGCAAAAGCGTTCTTGGTTCCTCAAGCAGCAGTTTCTCGTGACACGCAAGGTCGTGCACACGTCAATATCGTCAACAGCAATAACAAAGTTGAAGACCGTGTTGTCGAAGCTGACCGTGTGATGGGTCAAAACTGGTTAGTAACCAGCGGCCTTAAGGACGGCGACCAAGTCGTTGTTACTGGTTTACAAAAAATCCAGACAGGTAGCTTAGTTGCACCGAAAGAAGTAGACAAAAAATAG
- a CDS encoding efflux transporter outer membrane subunit: MQIKLLPLIVAAALSGCSLAPNYQQPSSSSEQQGWSETAGKQDMETALPNWRSFMADKHLQMLVETALKNNKDLKQTILDVASLKAQYRVQDAARYPGLDASGSFARTRTSDAYTGAGKVYSNEDLATVGITSYELDLFGRVKSLSDQALESYLASDETRRSAVISLVAQVASAYMTLITNQELLELSQDTVKAYQKTLNLVETRYKAGYSDALTLAQSKTALHSARATVAQYKLAVAQEKNTLRQLVGAPVKWKGQDRLPTEDGKMLSELKVGSNSKLILHRPDILAAEHTLKSENANIGAARAAFFPSISLTANAGTMSSSMSNLFSSDSGYWTFAPSLSLPIFDWGSNSANLDAAKIEKQSSIIAYQAAIETGFKEVSDALVGQEYYMEEWKAQKANLQANEDYYKLAQMRYQKGNDSYIDLLDAQRSLFSARESELSAHLNLLTSRIDLFKALGGGWTAADQEKSTSVKEAMKTIED; encoded by the coding sequence ATGCAAATTAAACTGTTACCATTAATCGTTGCAGCCGCACTAAGCGGCTGTAGTTTGGCACCAAATTATCAGCAACCATCTTCATCATCGGAGCAACAGGGTTGGTCTGAAACTGCTGGCAAACAAGACATGGAAACTGCGCTGCCAAATTGGCGCAGTTTTATGGCCGATAAACACCTGCAAATGCTGGTTGAAACGGCACTCAAAAACAACAAAGACCTGAAACAAACCATCCTTGATGTAGCATCACTTAAAGCACAATATCGTGTTCAGGATGCCGCACGTTATCCTGGATTAGATGCTTCAGGCAGTTTTGCTCGAACTCGAACATCTGATGCCTATACTGGTGCAGGAAAAGTTTACAGCAATGAAGACTTAGCAACTGTCGGTATTACAAGCTATGAACTCGATCTCTTTGGTCGAGTTAAGAGCTTGAGCGATCAAGCATTAGAGAGCTACTTAGCGTCTGATGAAACTCGCCGTAGTGCCGTGATCAGTTTGGTTGCTCAAGTGGCTTCTGCGTACATGACCTTGATTACTAATCAGGAATTGTTAGAGCTATCGCAAGACACAGTGAAAGCCTATCAAAAAACCTTAAACTTGGTTGAGACTCGCTACAAAGCAGGTTACAGCGATGCATTAACATTGGCACAAAGTAAAACCGCGCTGCATAGTGCGCGTGCTACTGTCGCGCAATATAAACTCGCCGTTGCCCAAGAGAAAAACACCTTACGCCAACTTGTTGGTGCGCCAGTTAAATGGAAAGGTCAAGATCGCCTACCAACAGAAGACGGCAAAATGCTGTCTGAGTTGAAAGTCGGTTCTAACTCTAAGTTGATTTTGCATCGTCCAGATATTTTGGCAGCAGAACACACTCTAAAATCTGAAAACGCGAACATTGGCGCTGCTCGTGCCGCATTCTTCCCAAGCATCAGCTTAACCGCAAATGCAGGGACAATGAGTAGCTCAATGAGCAACTTGTTTAGTTCGGACTCAGGTTACTGGACATTTGCACCATCACTTTCTCTCCCAATCTTTGATTGGGGTAGTAATTCAGCTAACTTGGATGCAGCAAAAATTGAGAAACAATCTTCAATTATTGCTTACCAAGCAGCAATTGAAACTGGCTTCAAAGAGGTGTCTGACGCCTTAGTAGGTCAGGAATACTACATGGAAGAGTGGAAGGCGCAGAAAGCCAACCTACAAGCCAATGAAGACTATTACAAGTTAGCTCAAATGCGTTACCAAAAAGGTAATGATAGCTATATTGATTTATTGGATGCTCAGCGCTCTTTGTTTAGTGCTCGAGAAAGTGAACTTTCTGCTCACTTGAACTTGTTAACCAGCCGTATCGACCTATTCAAAGCATTAGGTGGTGGCTGGACAGCGGCAGACCAAGAGAAATCAACATCAGTAAAAGAAGCGATGAAAACCATCGAAGACTAA
- a CDS encoding efflux RND transporter permease subunit — MARFFIDRPIFAWVVAILIMLAGILSIETLPIEQYPQIAPPSVTISGTYTGASAKTVESSVTQVVEQNMNGIDNLLYMSSSSDSSGQFQIQLTFATGTDPDIAQVQVQNKLSAVESTLPDSVVDYGITVAKSTSSFLMVVGFISDDNSMNNNELSDYAVSHIKDPLSRVQGVGEVQVFGAQHSMRIWLDPNKLNKFNLTPSDVTSAISSQNTQVSVGSLGGTPAVKGQQITATITAQGRLQTVEQFKNILLKVQSDGSQVRVQDVARVEIGGESYTAVARYNGKYSTGIAIKLSSGANALDTAENVKAKMAELSPYFPHGMKVVYPFDTTPFVKISIEEVVHTLAEAVVLVFIVMFVFLQNFRATLIPTIAVPVVLLGTFGIMASFGYSINTLTMFGMVLAIGLLVDDAIVVVENVERVMEEDGLSPLEATRKSMGQITGALVGIALVLSAVFVPMAFFGGASGAIYRQFSLTIVSAMVLSVLCAMILTPALCATILKPRRQGEVHITKGPFAWFNNSFNSGTDRYQRFVAGSLSKKIRYVVVYVVIVGGLLVLFQRLPTSFLPEEDQGVVMAMITLPTGATQERTMAVGKKLQDYFLTKEKENVDSVFTIAGFSFAGSGQNMGMAFVKLKDWDKRPREDQSVNAIIGRAWGFLATIKEAQVFAFNLPAVPSLGTSSGFDAYLVDNGGLGHEKLLQARNQLLGMAAQDPVLTAVRPNGMEDGPQFKVDIDYEKAMAMGVSVSDINSMLSTAWGSSYVNDFVDGGRIKKVYVQADAPYRMNPKDLELWHVRNEDGDMVPFGAFASYHWDYGSPRLERFNGTASMNIQGAAAAGHSSGEAMAEIEKLVKKLPDGIGVDWGSISYQERQSSSNSGMLYGISLLIVFLSLAALYESWSVPFSVILVVPLGILGAVLAATFKGLSNDVYFQVGLLTTIGLSAKNAILIVEFAKALYDDGMGLVEATVDACRMRLRPIMMTSFAFILGVLPLALSTGAGAASRNAIGWGVVGGMLSATILSIFFVPVFFVLVMSLFKTKRHKIGEDTVEENSDAN; from the coding sequence ATGGCTCGTTTTTTCATCGATAGACCCATCTTTGCTTGGGTTGTCGCGATCTTGATTATGCTCGCGGGGATTCTGTCTATTGAAACCCTACCTATTGAGCAATATCCGCAGATCGCTCCACCATCAGTTACCATTTCTGGTACCTATACTGGTGCTTCTGCCAAAACGGTAGAAAGTAGTGTTACTCAGGTTGTCGAACAAAACATGAATGGTATCGATAACCTGTTGTACATGTCTTCTAGCAGTGACTCATCAGGTCAATTCCAAATTCAGTTAACTTTTGCTACAGGTACCGACCCTGATATAGCTCAGGTCCAAGTACAGAACAAACTGAGTGCGGTGGAATCCACCTTACCCGATTCGGTGGTCGACTATGGTATTACTGTAGCGAAATCGACGTCGAGTTTCTTGATGGTGGTCGGCTTCATATCTGACGATAACTCAATGAATAACAATGAATTATCTGATTATGCCGTATCCCACATTAAAGACCCATTAAGCCGCGTACAAGGTGTTGGTGAAGTTCAAGTATTCGGTGCTCAGCACTCAATGCGTATTTGGTTAGATCCAAACAAATTGAACAAATTTAATCTAACACCAAGTGATGTAACTAGCGCCATTTCAAGCCAAAACACGCAAGTGTCTGTCGGCTCTTTAGGTGGTACTCCGGCTGTGAAGGGGCAACAAATAACTGCGACCATTACGGCTCAAGGACGTTTACAAACTGTTGAACAGTTTAAAAATATCCTGCTAAAAGTTCAAAGCGATGGTTCACAGGTACGCGTCCAAGACGTCGCTCGCGTTGAGATTGGTGGTGAAAGCTATACCGCCGTTGCCCGTTATAATGGCAAGTACTCAACCGGTATCGCGATCAAACTTTCCAGTGGTGCTAACGCCCTTGATACCGCTGAGAATGTGAAAGCAAAAATGGCTGAACTTTCACCTTACTTCCCACACGGAATGAAGGTTGTTTACCCATTTGATACCACACCATTCGTTAAAATCTCTATCGAAGAAGTTGTTCACACTCTCGCAGAAGCCGTTGTGTTGGTATTCATCGTGATGTTTGTGTTCTTGCAAAACTTCCGCGCGACATTAATACCAACCATTGCTGTGCCTGTCGTACTGCTTGGTACGTTCGGTATTATGGCTAGCTTTGGCTACTCGATTAACACCTTAACCATGTTTGGTATGGTGCTGGCGATTGGCTTGCTGGTGGATGATGCCATCGTGGTGGTCGAAAACGTGGAACGTGTGATGGAAGAGGATGGCTTATCGCCACTCGAAGCGACACGTAAATCCATGGGTCAGATCACCGGTGCCTTGGTAGGTATCGCTCTGGTATTGAGTGCCGTATTCGTTCCAATGGCTTTCTTTGGTGGCGCATCCGGTGCTATTTACCGTCAGTTCTCACTAACGATCGTATCAGCAATGGTTCTATCTGTTCTGTGTGCGATGATTCTGACACCAGCATTGTGTGCAACGATCTTAAAACCTCGCCGTCAAGGTGAAGTCCACATCACGAAAGGGCCATTTGCTTGGTTTAATAATAGCTTCAATAGTGGTACGGATCGCTACCAACGATTTGTTGCGGGTAGTTTGTCGAAAAAAATCCGCTATGTGGTCGTTTATGTGGTGATCGTCGGTGGTTTACTTGTCTTGTTCCAACGTCTACCGACTTCCTTCTTGCCTGAAGAAGACCAAGGCGTTGTTATGGCAATGATTACCCTTCCAACCGGTGCGACTCAAGAACGTACTATGGCGGTAGGTAAAAAACTGCAAGACTACTTCCTCACCAAAGAAAAAGAGAACGTCGACTCTGTATTTACCATCGCCGGTTTTAGTTTCGCAGGTAGTGGTCAAAACATGGGTATGGCGTTTGTAAAACTGAAAGACTGGGATAAGCGTCCTCGTGAAGATCAATCAGTTAATGCCATTATTGGTCGGGCCTGGGGATTCCTAGCGACGATCAAAGAAGCGCAAGTGTTTGCCTTCAACCTTCCGGCAGTTCCTAGCTTAGGTACATCCAGTGGTTTTGATGCTTACCTTGTTGATAATGGTGGCTTAGGTCATGAGAAGTTATTGCAAGCTCGTAACCAGTTGTTAGGTATGGCAGCACAAGATCCCGTCTTAACGGCTGTGCGTCCTAACGGTATGGAAGATGGTCCTCAGTTCAAAGTCGATATCGACTATGAAAAAGCGATGGCAATGGGTGTATCGGTTAGTGATATTAACTCAATGCTATCTACAGCTTGGGGCTCTAGCTACGTTAATGACTTTGTCGATGGCGGTCGTATCAAAAAAGTATACGTGCAGGCTGACGCACCTTACCGTATGAATCCTAAGGATCTTGAGTTATGGCACGTACGTAACGAAGATGGTGATATGGTCCCATTCGGCGCATTTGCAAGTTACCATTGGGACTACGGTTCACCTCGCCTAGAACGTTTCAACGGTACAGCTTCAATGAATATTCAAGGTGCTGCCGCTGCAGGGCACAGTTCTGGTGAAGCGATGGCAGAAATTGAAAAACTTGTCAAAAAACTGCCAGATGGTATTGGGGTTGACTGGGGTAGTATTTCTTACCAAGAACGCCAATCTTCATCGAACTCTGGCATGCTATATGGTATTTCATTGTTGATCGTATTCTTGTCTCTCGCGGCATTGTACGAAAGCTGGAGCGTACCATTCTCCGTTATCCTTGTTGTACCACTAGGTATTTTAGGGGCGGTATTAGCAGCAACGTTCAAAGGGTTGTCAAACGACGTTTACTTCCAAGTTGGTTTGTTGACGACCATTGGTCTATCGGCAAAAAATGCCATCTTGATTGTAGAATTCGCCAAAGCCTTGTATGACGATGGCATGGGACTGGTTGAGGCTACCGTTGATGCATGTCGTATGCGTTTACGTCCAATCATGATGACCTCTTTCGCCTTCATTCTCGGGGTGTTACCTCTAGCACTAAGTACTGGTGCTGGTGCCGCTAGCCGAAATGCTATCGGTTGGGGTGTGGTTGGCGGTATGTTATCCGCGACTATTCTATCGATATTCTTTGTACCAGTATTCTTTGTCCTTGTGATGAGTTTGTTCAAAACGAAACGTCACAAAATTGGTGAAGACACGGTAGAGGAGAACAGTGATGCAAATTAA